A single Meles meles chromosome 20, mMelMel3.1 paternal haplotype, whole genome shotgun sequence DNA region contains:
- the WIZ gene encoding protein Wiz isoform X2, whose product MDGPLAGGLAAPDRPRGPERLPGPAPREDIEGGAEAAEGEGGIFRSTHYLPVTKEGPRDILDGRGGISDGQPHPGLSEALPRATSATHRISSCCWDGGSLDFQPGSPPPHFLGHFPGPPDGQGTWEHPLAQEAREGIPSERRFEDSVIVRTVKPHIELEGSRRFLHHQGEAKLLEKAPRGHPRFDWLRDTDEQAPPQDGGLHLDLPPQPLPLTSFRTVLVPVEDATKTLDVTVVDTREPLADLEGLAQPSEWGLPRSASEVATQTWTVNAEASVERLQPLLPPIRTGPYLCELLEEVAKGVVSPDEDEDEEPAVFPCIECSIYFKQKEHLLEHMSQHRRAPGQEPPDDLAPLACGECGWAFTDPGALEQHRQLHQASREKIIEEIQKLKQVPGDEGREARLQCPKCIFGTNSSKAFVQHAKLHVRELPGQPAREPFGGGSRAESPGPDATTLTYRPYRASSGLRGCVFCGFPAPSESLLREHVRLAHAHPHWEEDAEAFEEDPASQPGTSQDTYARFPDAAEDYFGKAEPLLAPTWQENPAGYDPSLAFGPGCQQLGMRDFPLSKPLLHGSDQRPLGRPAFPSPLASAPYSLQPSRNKAVVHPQGLPAQLRSHRHPWSEEEEEDIPLASEMDFSPENGVFPPLATPGLIPQLALDLKRTFRKALRAAEASRAQQQQLRGMVPLVLVAKLGPQVLAAATRVPPRLQPEELGLGGAHPLDFLLLDAPLDGPLGLDALLDGDLEVALKHEERKCPYCPDRFHNGIGLANHVRGHLNRVGVSYNVRHFISAEEVKAIERRFSFQKKKKKVANFDPGTFSLMRCDFCGAGFDTRAGLSSHARAHLRDFGITNWELTVSPINILQELLATSAAERPPSPLGCEPGGSPSSFLTSRRPRLPLAVPFPPTWAEDPGPAYGDAQSLTTCEVCGACFETRKGLSSHARSHLRQLGVAESESSGAPIDLLYELVKQKGLPDTPLGLPPGLSKKSNSPKEVVAGAPRPGLLALAKPLDAPAVNKAIKSPPGFSTKGLAHPPSSPLLKKAPLALAGSPTPKNPEDKSPQLSLSPRPASPKAQWPQSEDDGPLNLTLDSDGGRELDCQLCGAWFETRKGLSSHARAHLRHLGVSDPDAKGSPIDVLHGLIRRDGVQIRLPPGRGTLAQLGRPPPTSAALSLLPPPPPAKKAKLKAAGTASPWGKQDLSAAAAAGIFWASDVEPSPLNLSSGPEPARDIRCEFCGEFFENRKGLSSHARSHLRQMGVTEWYVNGSPIDTLREILKRRTQSRPGGPPNPPGPNPKALAKVVGSGGPGSSLETRSPADLHLSPLAKKLPPPPGSPLGHSPTASPPTARKMFPGLAAPSLPKKLKPEQMRVEIKREMLPGALHGEPHPSEGPWAAPREDMAPLNLSSRAEPVRDIRCEFCGEFFENRKGLSSHARSHLRQMGVTEWSVNGSPIDTLREILKKKSKPCLIKKEPPAGDLAPALAEDGPPTAAPGPVQAPLPLAPMAGRPGKPGAGPAQVPRELSLAPITGAKPTATGYLGSVAAKRPLQEDRLLPAEVKAKTYIQTELPFKAKTLHEKTSHSSTEACCELCGLYFENRKALASHARAHLRQFGVTEWCVNGSPIETLSEWIKHRPQKVGAYRSYIQGGRPFTKKFRSAGHGRDSDKRPPLGLAPGGLAVVGRSAGGEPGPEAGRAADSGERPLAASPPGTVKAEEHQRQNINKFERRQARPPDASAVRGGEEANDLQQKLEEVRQPPPRVRPVPSLVPRPPQTSLVKFVGNIYTLKCRFCEVEFQGPLSIQEEWVRHLQRHILEMNFSKADPPPEEPRAPQAQTAAAEAP is encoded by the exons ACGGGCAGCCCCATCCTGGCCTCAGCGAAGCCCTCCCCCGTGCCACCTCCGCCACCCATCGGATCAGCAGCTG TTGCTGGGATGGAGGCAGCCTGGACTTCCAGCCGggctccccaccaccccactTCCTGGGCCATTTCCCTGGCCCCCCTGATGGCCAGGGGACCTGGGAGCACCCCCTGGCCCAGGAAGCCAGGGAAGGCATCCCATCTGAGCGGAGGTTCGAGGACTCGGTCATTGTGAGAACTgtgaagccccacattgagcttgAGGGATCTAGAAGGTTCTTGCACCATCAGGGGGAAGCGAAGCTCTTGGAGAAGGCCCCCCGGGGCCACCCCAGGTTCGACTGGCTCCGAGACACTGATGAGCAGGCCCCACCCCAGGATGGGGGGCTGCACCTGGACCTgccgccccagcccctgcccctcacctcctTCAGAACAGTGCTCGTGCCGGTAGAAGACGCCACTAAGACGTTGGATGTGACGGTGGTGGACACGAGAGAGCCCCTGGCAGACCTTGAAGGGCTGGCTCAGCCGTCTGAGTGGGGCCTGCCCAGGTCGGCCTCAGAGGTGGCCACACAGACCTGGACAGTGAATGCAGAGGCATCCGTGGAGCGGCTGCAGCCGTTGCTGCCCCCGATCCGGACGGGGCCCTACCTGTGTGAGCTGCTGGAGGAGGTGGCCAAGGGGGTGGTCAGCCCGGATGAGGACGAGGATGAGGAGCCAGCCGTGTTCCCGTGCATTGAGTGCAGCATCTACTTCAAGCAGAAGGAGCACCTCCTGGAGCACATGAGCCAGCATCGCCGAGCCCCGGGCCAGGAACCCCCTGACGACTTGGCCCCGCTGGCCTGTGGAGAGTGCGGCTGGGCCTTCACCGACCCCGGGGCCCTAGAGCAGCACCGGCAGTTGCACCAGGCCTCCCGGGAGAAGATCATTGAAGAGATCCAGAAACTGAAGCAGGTCCCAGGAGATGAAGGCCGGGAGGCCCGGCTGCAGTGCCCCAAGTGCATCTTTGGCACCAATTCCTCCAAGGCCTTTGTGCAGCATGCCAAACTGCACGTGCGCGAGCTTCCAGGCCAGCCTGCCAGGGAGCCCTTCGGGGGCGGCAGTAGGGCTGAAAGCCCAGGCCCTGATGCCACCACCCTCACCTACCGACCCTACCGAGCCTCCTCGGGGCTCAGGGGCTGCGTGTTCTGCGGCTTCCCCGCGCCCAGCGAGAGCCTGCTCAGGGAGCACGTGAGGCTTGCGCATGCCCACCCCCACTGGGAGGAGGATGCAGAGGCTTTCGAGGAGGACCctgccagccagccaggcaccagcCAGGATACATATGCCCGCTTCCCTGATGCTGCTGAGGACTACTTTGGCAAAGCTGAACCGCTCTTGGCCCCCACGTGGCAGGAGAACCCTGCTGGATATGACCCTAGCCTGGCCTTTGGCCCAGGCTGCCAGCAGCTGGGCATGAGGGATTTCCCACTGTCAAAGCCACTTCTGCACGGCTCAGACCAGAGGCCCCTGGGAAGGCCAGCCTTTCCCTCACCTCTAGCATCTGCCCCCTACTCCTTACAGCCCAGTAGAAACAAGGCCGTGGTCCACCCCCAGGGGCTCCCAGCCCAGCTGAGGAGCCACAGACACCCTTGGAgcgaagaggaggaggaagacataCCGCTGGCCTCAGAAATGGACTTTTCCCCTGAAAATGGGGTTTTTCCACCCCTAGCTACACCTGGCCTCATCCCACAGCTGGCCCTGGACCTGAAGCGGACTTTCCGGAAAGCTCTGAGAGCAGCTGAAGCCTCACGggcacagcagcagcagctccgAGGGATGGTGCCGCTTGTGCTGGTGGCAAAGCTGGGGCCACAGGTCTTGGCTGCAGCAACGAGGGTGCCCCCAAGGCTGCAGCCTGAGGAGCTGGGCCTGGGGGGCGCCCACCCCCTGGACTTCTTACTCCTCGACGCGCCACTGGACGGCCCACTGGGGCTGGATGCGCTTCTGGACGGGGACCTGGAGGTGGCACTGAAGCACGAGGAGCGCAAGTGCCCCTACTGCCCCGATCGCTTCCACAACGGCATCGGCTTGGCCAACCATGTCCGGGGCCACCTGAACCGAGTGGGCGTCAGCTACAATGTGCGGCACTTCATCTCTGCTGAGGAGGTGAAGGCCATTGAGCGCAGGTTCtccttccagaagaagaagaaaaaag TGGCTAACTTTGACCCAGGCACCTTCAGCCTGATGCGTTGTGACTTCTGTGGGGCTGGCTTTGACACGCGGGCCGGCCTCTCCAGCCACGCCCGAGCCCACCTACGAGACTTCGGCATCACTAACTGGGAGCTCACCGTGTCGCCCATCAACAtcttgcaagagctgctggccaCCTCCGCTGCTGAGCGGCCCCCCAGCCCCCTGGGCTGCGAACCTGGGGGGTCGCCTAGCAGCTTCCTGACCTCGCGTCGGCCACGCTTACCTCTCGCAGTGCCCTTTCCACCCACCTGGGCTGAGGACCCTGGGCCAGCCTACGGAGATG cccagagcctgactaCCTGCGAGGTCTGCGGTGCCTGCTTTGAGACACGAAAGGGCCTGTCCAGCCATGCGCGCTCCCACCTGCGGCAGCTGGGGGTGGCCGAGTCGGAGAGCAGTGGAGCCCCCATTGACCTCCTCTACGAGCTTGTGAAGCAGAAGGGCCTGCCTGACACACCCCTTGGGCTGCCCCCAGGCCTGTCTAAGAAGTCCAACTCACCGAAGGAGGTGGTCGCTGGGGCCCCTCGGCCTGGCCTGCTTGCCTTGGCCAAGCCCTTGGATGCCCCGGCTGTCAACAAGGCCATCAAGTCACCTCCTGGCTTCTCGACCAAGGGCTTGGCCCATCCACCCAGCTCCCCACTCCTCAAGAAGGCACCACTGGCCCTGGCGGGCTCCCCTACCCCCAAGAATCCTGAGGACAAGAGCCCCCAGCTGTCCCTGAGCCCCCGGCCAGCCTCCCCAAAGGCACAGTGGCCCCAGTCTGAGGACGATGGGCCCCTGAACCTCA CTTTAGATAGTGACGGGGGCAGAGAGCTGGACTGCCAGCTGTGCGGTGCCTGGTTTGAGACCCGCAAGGGCCTGTCCAGCCACGCCCGCGCCCACCTGCGCCACCTGGGCGTCAGCGACCCGGACGCCAAGGGATCCCCCATAGACGTGCTCCACGGGCTCATCAGGAGGGACGGCGTCCAGATCCGCCTCCCACCCGGGCGCGGCACCCTGGCCCAGCTGGGGCGGCCTCCTCCCACCTCTGCGGCCCTCTccttgctcccccccccaccgccgGCCAAGAAGGCCAAGCTGAAGGCCGCGGGTACGGCCAGCCCCTGGGGGAAGCAGGACCTCTCGGCCGCCGCAGCCGCCGGCATTTTCTGGGCCTCTGATGTGGAGCCGTCTCCTCTCAACCTCT CCTCGGGCCCAGAGCCAGCTCGAGACATCCGCTGTGAGTTCTGTGGTGAGTTCTTCGAGAACCGCAAGGGCCTATCAAGTCACGCACGCTCGCACCTGCGGCAGATGGGCGTGACCGAGTGGTATGTCAACGGCTCACCCATTGACACACTACGGGAGATCCTCAAGAGACGGACCCAGTCCCGGCCTGGCGGCCCCCCTAACCCTCCAGGGCCGAACCCGAAAGCCCTGGCCAAGGTGGTGGGCAGCGGAGGTCCCGGTAGCTCACTGGAAACCCGCAGTCCTGCAGACCTTCACCTCTCACCCCTGGCCAAGAAGTTGCCACCGCCACCAGGCAGCCCCCTGGGCCACTCACCAACTGCCTCTCCTCCCACGGCCCGGAAGATGTTCCCAGGCCTGGCCGCACCCTCCCTGCCCAAGAAGCTGAAGCCTGAACAAATGCGGGTGGAGATCAAACGGGAGATGCTGCCAGGGGCCCTTCATGGGGAGCCACACCCATCTGAGGGTCCCTGGGCGGCGCCACGGGAAGACATGGCCCCCCTGAACCTGT CGTCCCGGGCAGAGCCTGTTCGTGACATCCGCTGTGAGTTCTGCGGTGAATTCTTCGAGAACCGCAAGGGCCTGTCAAGCCACGCGCGCTCCCACCTGCGGCAGATGGGCGTGACTGAGTGGTCTGTCAACGGCTCGCCCATCGACACGCTGCGGGAGATCCTCAAGAAGAAGTCCAAACCGTGCCTCATCAAGAAAGAGCCACCAGCTGGAGACCTGGCCCCTGCCTTGGCTGAGGATGGGCCTCCCACGGCTGCTCCTGGGCCTGTGCAGGCCCCTCTGCCACTGGCGCCAATGGCTGGCCGCCCAGGCAAACCAGGAGCTGGGCCGGCCCAGGTTCCTCGAGAGCTCAGCCTGGCGCCCATCACTGGTGCCAAGCCCACAGCCACTGGCTACCTGGGCTCAGTGGCAGCCAAGCGGCCCCTGCAGGAGGACCGCCTCCTCCCAGCAGAGGTCAAGGCCAAGACCTACATCCAGACCGAACTGCCCTTCAAGGCAAAGACCCTCCACGAGAAGACCTCCCACTCCT ccaCTGAGGCCTGCTGTGAGCTGTGTGGCCTTTACTTCGAAAACCGCAAGGCCCTGGCCAGCCACGCAAGGGCGCACCTGCGGCAATTTGGCGTGACCGAGTGGTGTGTGAACGGCTCACCCATTGAGACACTGAGCGAGTGGATCAAGCACCGGCCCCAGAAGGTGGGGGCCTACCGCAGCTACATCCAGGGCGGCCGCCCCTTCACCAAGAAATTCCGCAGCGCCGGCCATGGCCGTGACAGCGACAAGCGGCCGCCCCTAGGGCTGGCACCCGGGGGCCTGGCTGTGGTGGGCCGCAGTGCTGGGGGTGAGCCAGGGCCTGAGGCTGGCCGGGCAGCCGACAGTGGTGAGCGGCCTTTGGCAGCCAGCCCGCCAGGCACTGTGAAGGCCGAGGAACACCAGCGGCAGAACATCAACA AATTTGAGCGCCGACAAGCTCGGCCTCCAGACGCCTCTGCGGTCCGGGGGGGCGAAGAGGCCAATGATCTAcagcagaagctggaagaggtgCGGCAACCCCCGCCCCGGGTCCGGCCGGTCCCCTCCCTGGTACCCCGGCCCCCCCAGACATCACTGGTCAAATTTGTTGGCAACATCTACACCCTCAAGTGCAG GTTCTGTGAGGTGGAATTCCAGGGGCCCCTCTCTATCCAGGAGGAGTGGGTGCGGCACTTACAGCGGCACATCCTGGAGATGAATTTCTCCAAAGCGGACCCCCCGCCTGAGGAGCCCCGGGCCCCGCAGGCACAGACAGCGGCGGCAGAGGCGCCCTAA
- the WIZ gene encoding protein Wiz isoform X3: MDGPLAGGLAAPDRPRGPERLPGPAPREDIEGGAEAAEGEGGIFRSTHYLPVTKEGPRDILDGRGGISDGQPHPGLSEALPRATSATHRISSCCWDGGSLDFQPGSPPPHFLGHFPGPPDGQGTWEHPLAQEAREGIPSERRFEDSVIVRTVKPHIELEGSRRFLHHQGEAKLLEKAPRGHPRFDWLRDTDEQAPPQDGGLHLDLPPQPLPLTSFRTVLVPVEDATKTLDVTVVDTREPLADLEGLAQPSEWGLPRSASEVATQTWTVNAEASVERLQPLLPPIRTGPYLCELLEEVAKGVVSPDEDEDEEPAVFPCIECSIYFKQKEHLLEHMSQHRRAPGQEPPDDLAPLACGECGWAFTDPGALEQHRQLHQASREKIIEEIQKLKQVPGDEGREARLQCPKCIFGTNSSKAFVQHAKLHVRELPGQPAREPFGGGSRAESPGPDATTLTYRPYRASSGLRGCVFCGFPAPSESLLREHVRLAHAHPHWEEDAEAFEEDPASQPGTSQDTYARFPDAAEDYFGKAEPLLAPTWQENPAGYDPSLAFGPGCQQLGMRDFPLSKPLLHGSDQRPLGRPAFPSPLASAPYSLQPSRNKAVVHPQGLPAQLRSHRHPWSEEEEEDIPLASEMDFSPENGVFPPLATPGLIPQLALDLKRTFRKALRAAEASRAQQQQLRGMVPLVLVAKLGPQVLAAATRVPPRLQPEELGLGGAHPLDFLLLDAPLDGPLGLDALLDGDLEVALKHEERKCPYCPDRFHNGIGLANHVRGHLNRVGVSYNVRHFISAEEVKAIERRFSFQKKKKKVANFDPGTFSLMRCDFCGAGFDTRAGLSSHARAHLRDFGITNWELTVSPINILQELLATSAAERPPSPLGCEPGGSPSSFLTSRRPRLPLAVPFPPTWAEDPGPAYGDGLGSEENTMVAMDLGSPPLPKKSLPVPGPLEQVANRLSSKVAAEVPHGSKQELPDLKAQSLTTCEVCGACFETRKGLSSHARSHLRQLGVAESESSGAPIDLLYELVKQKGLPDTPLGLPPGLSKKSNSPKEVVAGAPRPGLLALAKPLDAPAVNKAIKSPPGFSTKGLAHPPSSPLLKKAPLALAGSPTPKNPEDKSPQLSLSPRPASPKAQWPQSEDDGPLNLTSGPEPARDIRCEFCGEFFENRKGLSSHARSHLRQMGVTEWYVNGSPIDTLREILKRRTQSRPGGPPNPPGPNPKALAKVVGSGGPGSSLETRSPADLHLSPLAKKLPPPPGSPLGHSPTASPPTARKMFPGLAAPSLPKKLKPEQMRVEIKREMLPGALHGEPHPSEGPWAAPREDMAPLNLSSRAEPVRDIRCEFCGEFFENRKGLSSHARSHLRQMGVTEWSVNGSPIDTLREILKKKSKPCLIKKEPPAGDLAPALAEDGPPTAAPGPVQAPLPLAPMAGRPGKPGAGPAQVPRELSLAPITGAKPTATGYLGSVAAKRPLQEDRLLPAEVKAKTYIQTELPFKAKTLHEKTSHSSTEACCELCGLYFENRKALASHARAHLRQFGVTEWCVNGSPIETLSEWIKHRPQKVGAYRSYIQGGRPFTKKFRSAGHGRDSDKRPPLGLAPGGLAVVGRSAGGEPGPEAGRAADSGERPLAASPPGTVKAEEHQRQNINKFERRQARPPDASAVRGGEEANDLQQKLEEVRQPPPRVRPVPSLVPRPPQTSLVKFVGNIYTLKCRFCEVEFQGPLSIQEEWVRHLQRHILEMNFSKADPPPEEPRAPQAQTAAAEAP; this comes from the exons ACGGGCAGCCCCATCCTGGCCTCAGCGAAGCCCTCCCCCGTGCCACCTCCGCCACCCATCGGATCAGCAGCTG TTGCTGGGATGGAGGCAGCCTGGACTTCCAGCCGggctccccaccaccccactTCCTGGGCCATTTCCCTGGCCCCCCTGATGGCCAGGGGACCTGGGAGCACCCCCTGGCCCAGGAAGCCAGGGAAGGCATCCCATCTGAGCGGAGGTTCGAGGACTCGGTCATTGTGAGAACTgtgaagccccacattgagcttgAGGGATCTAGAAGGTTCTTGCACCATCAGGGGGAAGCGAAGCTCTTGGAGAAGGCCCCCCGGGGCCACCCCAGGTTCGACTGGCTCCGAGACACTGATGAGCAGGCCCCACCCCAGGATGGGGGGCTGCACCTGGACCTgccgccccagcccctgcccctcacctcctTCAGAACAGTGCTCGTGCCGGTAGAAGACGCCACTAAGACGTTGGATGTGACGGTGGTGGACACGAGAGAGCCCCTGGCAGACCTTGAAGGGCTGGCTCAGCCGTCTGAGTGGGGCCTGCCCAGGTCGGCCTCAGAGGTGGCCACACAGACCTGGACAGTGAATGCAGAGGCATCCGTGGAGCGGCTGCAGCCGTTGCTGCCCCCGATCCGGACGGGGCCCTACCTGTGTGAGCTGCTGGAGGAGGTGGCCAAGGGGGTGGTCAGCCCGGATGAGGACGAGGATGAGGAGCCAGCCGTGTTCCCGTGCATTGAGTGCAGCATCTACTTCAAGCAGAAGGAGCACCTCCTGGAGCACATGAGCCAGCATCGCCGAGCCCCGGGCCAGGAACCCCCTGACGACTTGGCCCCGCTGGCCTGTGGAGAGTGCGGCTGGGCCTTCACCGACCCCGGGGCCCTAGAGCAGCACCGGCAGTTGCACCAGGCCTCCCGGGAGAAGATCATTGAAGAGATCCAGAAACTGAAGCAGGTCCCAGGAGATGAAGGCCGGGAGGCCCGGCTGCAGTGCCCCAAGTGCATCTTTGGCACCAATTCCTCCAAGGCCTTTGTGCAGCATGCCAAACTGCACGTGCGCGAGCTTCCAGGCCAGCCTGCCAGGGAGCCCTTCGGGGGCGGCAGTAGGGCTGAAAGCCCAGGCCCTGATGCCACCACCCTCACCTACCGACCCTACCGAGCCTCCTCGGGGCTCAGGGGCTGCGTGTTCTGCGGCTTCCCCGCGCCCAGCGAGAGCCTGCTCAGGGAGCACGTGAGGCTTGCGCATGCCCACCCCCACTGGGAGGAGGATGCAGAGGCTTTCGAGGAGGACCctgccagccagccaggcaccagcCAGGATACATATGCCCGCTTCCCTGATGCTGCTGAGGACTACTTTGGCAAAGCTGAACCGCTCTTGGCCCCCACGTGGCAGGAGAACCCTGCTGGATATGACCCTAGCCTGGCCTTTGGCCCAGGCTGCCAGCAGCTGGGCATGAGGGATTTCCCACTGTCAAAGCCACTTCTGCACGGCTCAGACCAGAGGCCCCTGGGAAGGCCAGCCTTTCCCTCACCTCTAGCATCTGCCCCCTACTCCTTACAGCCCAGTAGAAACAAGGCCGTGGTCCACCCCCAGGGGCTCCCAGCCCAGCTGAGGAGCCACAGACACCCTTGGAgcgaagaggaggaggaagacataCCGCTGGCCTCAGAAATGGACTTTTCCCCTGAAAATGGGGTTTTTCCACCCCTAGCTACACCTGGCCTCATCCCACAGCTGGCCCTGGACCTGAAGCGGACTTTCCGGAAAGCTCTGAGAGCAGCTGAAGCCTCACGggcacagcagcagcagctccgAGGGATGGTGCCGCTTGTGCTGGTGGCAAAGCTGGGGCCACAGGTCTTGGCTGCAGCAACGAGGGTGCCCCCAAGGCTGCAGCCTGAGGAGCTGGGCCTGGGGGGCGCCCACCCCCTGGACTTCTTACTCCTCGACGCGCCACTGGACGGCCCACTGGGGCTGGATGCGCTTCTGGACGGGGACCTGGAGGTGGCACTGAAGCACGAGGAGCGCAAGTGCCCCTACTGCCCCGATCGCTTCCACAACGGCATCGGCTTGGCCAACCATGTCCGGGGCCACCTGAACCGAGTGGGCGTCAGCTACAATGTGCGGCACTTCATCTCTGCTGAGGAGGTGAAGGCCATTGAGCGCAGGTTCtccttccagaagaagaagaaaaaag TGGCTAACTTTGACCCAGGCACCTTCAGCCTGATGCGTTGTGACTTCTGTGGGGCTGGCTTTGACACGCGGGCCGGCCTCTCCAGCCACGCCCGAGCCCACCTACGAGACTTCGGCATCACTAACTGGGAGCTCACCGTGTCGCCCATCAACAtcttgcaagagctgctggccaCCTCCGCTGCTGAGCGGCCCCCCAGCCCCCTGGGCTGCGAACCTGGGGGGTCGCCTAGCAGCTTCCTGACCTCGCGTCGGCCACGCTTACCTCTCGCAGTGCCCTTTCCACCCACCTGGGCTGAGGACCCTGGGCCAGCCTACGGAGATG GCCTGGGTTCTGAGGAAAACACAATGGTGGCCATGGACTTGGGCTCCCCCCCGCTCCCCAAGAagagtctgcctgtccctgggCCCTTGGAGCAGGTGGCCAATCGGCTGAGTAGCAAAGTGGCTGCAGAGGTTCCTCATGGCAGCAAGCAGGAGTTGCCAGATCTCAAGG cccagagcctgactaCCTGCGAGGTCTGCGGTGCCTGCTTTGAGACACGAAAGGGCCTGTCCAGCCATGCGCGCTCCCACCTGCGGCAGCTGGGGGTGGCCGAGTCGGAGAGCAGTGGAGCCCCCATTGACCTCCTCTACGAGCTTGTGAAGCAGAAGGGCCTGCCTGACACACCCCTTGGGCTGCCCCCAGGCCTGTCTAAGAAGTCCAACTCACCGAAGGAGGTGGTCGCTGGGGCCCCTCGGCCTGGCCTGCTTGCCTTGGCCAAGCCCTTGGATGCCCCGGCTGTCAACAAGGCCATCAAGTCACCTCCTGGCTTCTCGACCAAGGGCTTGGCCCATCCACCCAGCTCCCCACTCCTCAAGAAGGCACCACTGGCCCTGGCGGGCTCCCCTACCCCCAAGAATCCTGAGGACAAGAGCCCCCAGCTGTCCCTGAGCCCCCGGCCAGCCTCCCCAAAGGCACAGTGGCCCCAGTCTGAGGACGATGGGCCCCTGAACCTCA CCTCGGGCCCAGAGCCAGCTCGAGACATCCGCTGTGAGTTCTGTGGTGAGTTCTTCGAGAACCGCAAGGGCCTATCAAGTCACGCACGCTCGCACCTGCGGCAGATGGGCGTGACCGAGTGGTATGTCAACGGCTCACCCATTGACACACTACGGGAGATCCTCAAGAGACGGACCCAGTCCCGGCCTGGCGGCCCCCCTAACCCTCCAGGGCCGAACCCGAAAGCCCTGGCCAAGGTGGTGGGCAGCGGAGGTCCCGGTAGCTCACTGGAAACCCGCAGTCCTGCAGACCTTCACCTCTCACCCCTGGCCAAGAAGTTGCCACCGCCACCAGGCAGCCCCCTGGGCCACTCACCAACTGCCTCTCCTCCCACGGCCCGGAAGATGTTCCCAGGCCTGGCCGCACCCTCCCTGCCCAAGAAGCTGAAGCCTGAACAAATGCGGGTGGAGATCAAACGGGAGATGCTGCCAGGGGCCCTTCATGGGGAGCCACACCCATCTGAGGGTCCCTGGGCGGCGCCACGGGAAGACATGGCCCCCCTGAACCTGT CGTCCCGGGCAGAGCCTGTTCGTGACATCCGCTGTGAGTTCTGCGGTGAATTCTTCGAGAACCGCAAGGGCCTGTCAAGCCACGCGCGCTCCCACCTGCGGCAGATGGGCGTGACTGAGTGGTCTGTCAACGGCTCGCCCATCGACACGCTGCGGGAGATCCTCAAGAAGAAGTCCAAACCGTGCCTCATCAAGAAAGAGCCACCAGCTGGAGACCTGGCCCCTGCCTTGGCTGAGGATGGGCCTCCCACGGCTGCTCCTGGGCCTGTGCAGGCCCCTCTGCCACTGGCGCCAATGGCTGGCCGCCCAGGCAAACCAGGAGCTGGGCCGGCCCAGGTTCCTCGAGAGCTCAGCCTGGCGCCCATCACTGGTGCCAAGCCCACAGCCACTGGCTACCTGGGCTCAGTGGCAGCCAAGCGGCCCCTGCAGGAGGACCGCCTCCTCCCAGCAGAGGTCAAGGCCAAGACCTACATCCAGACCGAACTGCCCTTCAAGGCAAAGACCCTCCACGAGAAGACCTCCCACTCCT ccaCTGAGGCCTGCTGTGAGCTGTGTGGCCTTTACTTCGAAAACCGCAAGGCCCTGGCCAGCCACGCAAGGGCGCACCTGCGGCAATTTGGCGTGACCGAGTGGTGTGTGAACGGCTCACCCATTGAGACACTGAGCGAGTGGATCAAGCACCGGCCCCAGAAGGTGGGGGCCTACCGCAGCTACATCCAGGGCGGCCGCCCCTTCACCAAGAAATTCCGCAGCGCCGGCCATGGCCGTGACAGCGACAAGCGGCCGCCCCTAGGGCTGGCACCCGGGGGCCTGGCTGTGGTGGGCCGCAGTGCTGGGGGTGAGCCAGGGCCTGAGGCTGGCCGGGCAGCCGACAGTGGTGAGCGGCCTTTGGCAGCCAGCCCGCCAGGCACTGTGAAGGCCGAGGAACACCAGCGGCAGAACATCAACA AATTTGAGCGCCGACAAGCTCGGCCTCCAGACGCCTCTGCGGTCCGGGGGGGCGAAGAGGCCAATGATCTAcagcagaagctggaagaggtgCGGCAACCCCCGCCCCGGGTCCGGCCGGTCCCCTCCCTGGTACCCCGGCCCCCCCAGACATCACTGGTCAAATTTGTTGGCAACATCTACACCCTCAAGTGCAG GTTCTGTGAGGTGGAATTCCAGGGGCCCCTCTCTATCCAGGAGGAGTGGGTGCGGCACTTACAGCGGCACATCCTGGAGATGAATTTCTCCAAAGCGGACCCCCCGCCTGAGGAGCCCCGGGCCCCGCAGGCACAGACAGCGGCGGCAGAGGCGCCCTAA